A genome region from Pseudomonadota bacterium includes the following:
- a CDS encoding sigma-54 dependent transcriptional regulator, with product MDTILVVDDTPSLLEVLCVVLEREGFHAIGVSSAEDALNALTLHQISCILADFKLPKLNGLDLVRRVRVDYPQLPFLLMTAYGSVDIAVEAMKSGASDFITKPFVPDILIPIVREVIQHNRIVNRTITSKKRALQGVFTTSPAVEKILAQARQVARVDTPVLLLGESGTGKEVCARYIHEHSPRHDKPFIALNCAAIPAELLESEFFGHEAGAFTGATQSRIGVLEMASEGSVFLDEVGEMSPLLQVKLLRALQEQEIRRVGGNKQIRVMPRIIAATNRQIEAALASGAMREDFYFRIAVVTLAMPPLRERPEDIRPMAQRLLTHFSTALGKSDLTFEPLALDMLASYPWPGNIRELENVIERGVLMAEGCVRSEDLGINVPLNLQAITEAIRTLPEISAAAIRKSEVEAIARVLHLTNGNKSRTAEILGISYKTLLNKVHEYSL from the coding sequence ATGGATACTATCCTAGTTGTTGATGATACGCCTTCACTACTCGAAGTGCTTTGCGTGGTGCTAGAGCGTGAGGGGTTCCACGCCATCGGTGTGTCGAGCGCTGAGGATGCTCTTAATGCGCTAACCCTGCATCAGATTAGCTGCATCCTAGCCGATTTTAAACTTCCTAAGCTAAATGGCCTCGACCTTGTAAGGCGCGTTCGGGTTGATTATCCCCAACTCCCGTTCCTTCTTATGACCGCTTATGGCTCGGTTGATATAGCGGTTGAGGCGATGAAGTCTGGGGCGAGTGATTTTATAACTAAGCCCTTTGTGCCAGATATATTAATACCCATAGTGCGTGAGGTTATTCAACATAATCGCATCGTCAATCGAACTATTACCAGTAAGAAGCGCGCATTACAGGGCGTTTTTACGACCTCCCCTGCGGTCGAGAAGATCCTTGCGCAAGCTAGGCAGGTGGCCCGTGTTGATACCCCGGTTCTATTACTGGGCGAAAGCGGAACGGGCAAGGAGGTCTGTGCTCGTTACATTCACGAACATAGCCCCAGGCACGATAAGCCATTTATAGCGCTCAACTGCGCAGCCATTCCGGCGGAGTTGCTTGAGAGTGAGTTCTTTGGCCATGAGGCCGGAGCTTTTACCGGTGCAACACAGAGCCGAATCGGGGTGCTTGAGATGGCCTCTGAGGGCTCTGTATTTCTGGATGAAGTTGGCGAGATGTCCCCACTATTACAGGTCAAACTATTAAGAGCGCTACAGGAGCAGGAGATACGACGTGTCGGTGGAAATAAACAGATACGGGTGATGCCGCGCATCATTGCAGCAACAAATCGTCAAATTGAGGCCGCACTCGCTTCTGGCGCAATGCGTGAGGACTTTTATTTTCGCATCGCTGTTGTAACGCTCGCTATGCCACCCTTGCGTGAGAGACCTGAGGATATTCGGCCCATGGCGCAGCGCTTGCTTACACATTTCTCTACGGCGCTAGGCAAGAGTGATCTAACTTTTGAGCCATTGGCGCTCGATATGCTTGCGAGCTATCCATGGCCCGGAAATATTCGCGAATTAGAAAATGTAATCGAGCGGGGAGTGCTGATGGCAGAGGGCTGCGTCAGGTCTGAGGATCTCGGTATTAACGTGCCGCTTAACCTGCAAGCGATCACGGAGGCTATACGAACCCTACCTGAGATCTCAGCAGCAGCCATTCGCAAGTCAGAGGTTGAGGCAATTGCGCGGGTGTTGCACCTTACCAACGGCAATAAGAGCAGGACCGCAGAGATCCTAGGAATAAGTTATAAGACGCTCCTTAATAAGGTGCATGAGTATTCTCTTTAA
- the sodC gene encoding superoxide dismutase [Cu-Zn] SodC: MKKIVALSVLLSGCSLISDLTNSSNHTVVQINRVDTQGVGSSIGTITFTDSAQGLAITPQLEGLSPGAHGFHIHENPDCSPKEKEGKLVSALSAGAHYDPHSTGLHMGPHGGGHVGDLPKLEVAVDGTASTEMYVAGLQVSDITNRSVMIHQGGDNYADAPAPLGGGGPRIACGVVK; the protein is encoded by the coding sequence ATGAAAAAGATCGTTGCACTAAGTGTGCTCTTAAGTGGCTGCTCACTTATCTCTGACCTGACTAACTCAAGCAACCACACCGTAGTTCAAATAAATAGGGTCGATACCCAGGGGGTAGGGAGCTCTATTGGTACCATTACCTTTACAGACTCAGCGCAGGGCCTAGCGATTACTCCTCAATTAGAGGGGCTCTCCCCTGGTGCTCACGGGTTTCATATTCATGAAAACCCAGACTGTTCACCTAAGGAGAAGGAGGGGAAGCTAGTTTCCGCACTCAGCGCCGGGGCGCACTACGATCCGCATAGTACTGGGCTGCATATGGGACCACACGGCGGGGGTCATGTAGGGGATCTTCCTAAGCTTGAGGTTGCAGTCGATGGAACAGCATCAACCGAGATGTATGTAGCTGGTTTGCAGGTGTCTGATATTACTAACCGCAGCGTTATGATTCATCAGGGAGGGGATAACTACGCGGATGCTCCTGCTCCTTTAGGGGGTGGAGGGCCTCGAATCGCCTGCGGGGTTGTTAAGTAG